A DNA window from Streptomyces sp. B21-083 contains the following coding sequences:
- a CDS encoding glycosyl hydrolase 53 family protein — MSRTRLPRAIAVTATLATMVSANLLMVPQPAHATFGTADIKPIESNIAAKPWASAMAASGSSSARLAIDGDPTTSWQPGSAGARQWLTVDLGGTYDNLRKVKVLFPDRGVAHRYVVEASSDGRRWKTIADRSHHRAVSRGEVHLFTRPATRFVRLTFTGGPGRARAGVSELQVFNYLRDDLTLGADLSWMDDVQDQQYWVDPLVEDRGAGPHLLDVAKDRGIEYSRLRIFNEPRSESTGQPTPIPRQGPERSLVSAKRIKQRGMGLGIDFHYADSWADPSKQPKPRAWAELEFADLSHAVYDFTADYLKRLIRQGTTPEKVAVGNEIINGFMYGSEAADIGTTNPPYFVDQADIYQSKPGGGLLWKYWRSTDPVERQLYDQSWDRFTTLAAAGIKAVRDASPTSKVEIHVIVDKDKLAKTMEFWHQFLTRVKAKGQNPDVLAISYYPEWHGTPEALDLNLNTMATAYPGYEIDIAETAYPASGGDGSPLPNSPYPRTVQGQADAIRRVFEAANDVVDNRGSGALVWEPAGYQPMFRAVPGLANTWEPHASINVFNASRAKHILQDTIYTSTMVNAAPKLPSSIRMLTTANNKITAVPVRWQPLPPGATDRPGEVTVTGTTGTGPVTAVIDVMPSHGEHDVTTS; from the coding sequence ATGAGCAGAACGCGTCTGCCCCGCGCCATCGCGGTCACGGCGACGTTGGCCACCATGGTGTCCGCGAACCTACTCATGGTGCCCCAGCCGGCCCACGCGACCTTCGGAACCGCGGACATCAAGCCGATCGAGAGCAATATCGCTGCCAAGCCCTGGGCCTCGGCGATGGCCGCCTCCGGCTCGTCCAGCGCCCGTCTGGCCATCGACGGCGACCCGACGACGTCCTGGCAACCCGGTAGTGCCGGCGCCCGGCAGTGGCTCACCGTCGACCTCGGTGGAACCTACGACAACCTTCGCAAGGTCAAGGTGCTCTTCCCGGACCGTGGCGTGGCCCACCGGTACGTCGTCGAGGCTTCATCCGACGGTCGCCGGTGGAAGACCATCGCCGACAGATCCCACCACCGAGCCGTTTCGCGGGGGGAGGTGCACCTGTTCACCCGGCCGGCAACGCGCTTCGTCCGGCTGACCTTCACCGGTGGGCCGGGCCGTGCCCGGGCTGGTGTCAGCGAGCTCCAGGTCTTCAACTACCTCCGCGACGACCTCACCCTCGGCGCCGATCTGTCCTGGATGGACGACGTCCAGGACCAGCAGTACTGGGTCGACCCCCTGGTCGAAGACCGCGGCGCCGGGCCACACCTGCTCGACGTGGCCAAGGACCGTGGCATCGAGTACAGCCGGCTGCGGATATTCAACGAGCCGCGCAGCGAGAGCACCGGCCAACCGACGCCGATACCGCGCCAGGGCCCGGAGCGCTCACTGGTCTCAGCCAAGCGGATCAAGCAGCGGGGCATGGGCCTGGGGATCGACTTCCACTACGCGGACTCGTGGGCAGACCCGAGCAAGCAACCAAAACCACGCGCCTGGGCCGAGTTGGAGTTCGCTGACCTGTCCCATGCCGTGTACGACTTCACCGCCGACTATCTGAAGCGGTTGATCCGGCAGGGCACCACGCCGGAGAAGGTGGCGGTCGGCAACGAGATCATCAATGGCTTCATGTACGGCAGTGAGGCGGCAGACATCGGCACGACGAATCCGCCGTATTTCGTCGACCAGGCCGACATCTACCAGTCCAAGCCCGGCGGGGGCCTGCTGTGGAAGTACTGGCGGTCGACCGACCCGGTGGAGCGGCAGCTCTACGACCAGTCGTGGGACCGGTTCACCACCCTGGCTGCGGCCGGGATCAAGGCCGTCCGCGACGCGTCACCGACGTCCAAGGTCGAGATACACGTGATCGTCGACAAGGACAAGCTCGCCAAAACCATGGAGTTCTGGCACCAGTTCCTCACCCGGGTGAAGGCAAAGGGCCAGAACCCCGATGTGCTGGCCATCTCGTACTACCCGGAATGGCACGGTACGCCCGAGGCGCTGGATCTCAACCTGAACACCATGGCCACCGCCTACCCCGGCTACGAAATCGACATCGCCGAAACCGCCTACCCCGCTTCGGGCGGCGACGGATCGCCGTTGCCCAACTCGCCGTACCCGCGAACCGTTCAGGGGCAGGCGGACGCGATCCGGAGGGTGTTCGAGGCCGCCAACGACGTGGTCGACAACCGAGGTTCAGGGGCACTTGTGTGGGAACCGGCCGGCTACCAGCCGATGTTCCGGGCCGTGCCCGGACTCGCGAACACGTGGGAGCCGCACGCGTCCATCAACGTCTTCAACGCCAGCCGCGCCAAGCACATCCTCCAGGACACCATCTACACCAGCACGATGGTGAACGCCGCCCCAAAGCTGCCCTCCTCCATCCGCATGCTCACCACAGCCAACAACAAGATCACCGCTGTCCCAGTCCGCTGGCAGCCGTTGCCACCTGGCGCGACGGACAGGCCGGGTGAGGTGACAGTCACCGGGACGACCGGCACAGGACCGGTCACGGCGGTCATCGACGTCATGCCCAGCCACGGCGAACACGACGTGACCACCTCATAG
- a CDS encoding RICIN domain-containing protein, producing the protein MTMRRRTFLGMSAAGATGVGLSLLGAGQAPATAGPLDTAPTTPFAVGVRRYNWTRGSRPCTTYVYYPATGTAGGSPVTDAPVAAGVFPVYNFTHGYGSSPQNSLFIIRALASAGFIVPAPHFNHNFSDVNNGNTSKDVSQIITNTLALNASGPLAGHINTGIGVGVSGHSLGGMATHGLLTSWPDSRIKSANPQSCVDMGNPSRSVSAKVLFVHGDRDSTTQYSSARQAYSEITWPKAFLTFVGGSHTSFWSDQRFPRTVVDWARWTMYGDTAARDRLPADASGSNTRWEAQLGDSPGGPGLYTLLAQHSGKAAEINGASTAAGALLVQRTTTSRPNQQFEFVDAGDGHVRVKALHSGLFLQPTGTATGADIVQQADTSATNQQWRVVDHGGGVISLVNRESGLAMDVWEYSTADGARIAQYTYSGNPNQRFTRRRV; encoded by the coding sequence ATGACCATGCGACGACGGACATTCCTCGGCATGAGCGCCGCCGGAGCGACGGGCGTGGGCCTGTCCCTGCTCGGCGCAGGACAGGCACCGGCCACCGCCGGGCCACTGGACACCGCACCGACCACGCCGTTCGCGGTCGGCGTGCGCCGGTACAACTGGACCCGCGGCAGCCGCCCGTGCACCACGTACGTCTACTACCCGGCCACCGGCACGGCCGGCGGCAGTCCGGTGACGGACGCCCCGGTCGCCGCCGGTGTCTTCCCCGTCTACAACTTCACCCACGGCTACGGGAGCAGCCCGCAGAACTCCCTGTTCATCATCCGGGCCCTGGCCTCGGCGGGCTTCATCGTCCCCGCCCCGCACTTCAACCACAACTTCAGCGACGTCAACAACGGCAACACCTCCAAGGACGTCTCGCAGATCATCACCAACACCCTCGCGCTCAACGCGAGCGGACCGCTGGCCGGGCACATCAACACCGGCATCGGCGTCGGCGTCTCGGGCCACTCCCTGGGCGGCATGGCCACACACGGTCTGCTGACCTCCTGGCCCGACAGCCGGATCAAGTCCGCCAACCCCCAGTCCTGCGTGGACATGGGCAACCCGTCCCGTTCGGTCTCGGCCAAGGTCCTGTTCGTCCACGGCGACCGGGACTCGACCACGCAGTACTCCTCGGCCCGGCAGGCATACTCGGAGATCACCTGGCCCAAGGCGTTCCTCACCTTCGTCGGCGGCAGCCACACCAGCTTCTGGAGTGACCAGCGCTTCCCGAGGACCGTCGTCGACTGGGCCCGCTGGACCATGTACGGCGACACCGCCGCACGGGACCGCCTCCCGGCTGACGCGTCCGGGTCGAACACCCGGTGGGAAGCGCAGCTGGGCGACTCCCCCGGCGGCCCGGGCCTCTACACCCTGCTGGCCCAGCACAGCGGCAAGGCCGCCGAGATCAACGGGGCCTCCACCGCCGCCGGCGCACTACTCGTCCAGCGGACCACCACCAGTCGCCCCAACCAGCAATTCGAGTTCGTGGACGCCGGCGACGGCCACGTCCGCGTCAAGGCACTGCACAGTGGCCTGTTCCTCCAACCCACGGGCACCGCGACCGGCGCGGACATCGTCCAGCAGGCCGACACCAGCGCCACCAACCAGCAGTGGCGCGTGGTCGATCACGGTGGTGGCGTGATCAGCCTCGTCAACCGGGAGTCCGGCCTGGCGATGGATGTCTGGGAGTACTCGACCGCCGACGGCGCCCGCATCGCCCAGTACACCTACAGCGGCAACCCCAACCAGCGCTTCACCCGCCGCCGCGTCTGA
- a CDS encoding fumarylacetoacetate hydrolase family protein has protein sequence MQPSRPPPERAQGYVLGPLSAALQLEGTFDPAGPWLATTDEIDDVLALGMWLDVNGVRRQTGNTKTMIFDPYFIVHYLSQFLVLEPGGLINTGTPPGVGMGLTP, from the coding sequence GTGCAGCCTTCACGCCCGCCGCCCGAGCGTGCGCAGGGATACGTCCTTGGCCCACTGTCCGCCGCGTTACAGCTGGAAGGCACCTTCGACCCTGCCGGACCCTGGCTGGCCACCACCGACGAGATCGACGACGTCCTCGCGCTCGGCATGTGGCTGGACGTCAACGGTGTCCGCCGTCAGACCGGCAACACCAAAACGATGATCTTCGACCCGTACTTCATCGTGCACTACCTGAGCCAGTTCCTCGTCCTGGAACCCGGCGGCCTGATCAACACGGGCACCCCACCCGGCGTCGGTATGGGCTTGACCCCGTAG
- the folD gene encoding bifunctional methylenetetrahydrofolate dehydrogenase/methenyltetrahydrofolate cyclohydrolase FolD translates to MTAQLIDGTTVARQVRSDVASGVAALVDAGGNAPGLATVLIGDDPASEVYVRNKRRACTAAGMTDLHRHLPAETTQDDAAALIDELAADPAVSGILLQLPTPAHLDAAALLARIPAHKDVDGLTTVNAGLLAQGSPGLRPCTPSGVMALLDAHRIPLEGAEAVVVGRSTLVGKPMGQLLLERNATVTICHSRTRGLAAVCRRADVLVVAAGIPGLIGIDAVKPGATVIDVGIHRSTAGLCGDVDTDAVVGTAAFVTPVPGGVGPMTIAMLLANTLIAARAQQADRCGHPGVSSLRGRRADVLGDGAGTTP, encoded by the coding sequence GTGACCGCGCAGCTCATCGACGGCACCACCGTTGCTCGGCAGGTCCGTTCCGACGTCGCCTCCGGCGTCGCCGCACTCGTGGACGCTGGGGGGAACGCGCCCGGCCTGGCCACCGTCCTCATAGGCGACGACCCGGCGAGCGAGGTGTACGTCCGGAACAAGCGCCGCGCCTGCACCGCGGCCGGCATGACCGACCTGCACCGGCATCTTCCAGCCGAGACAACTCAGGATGACGCTGCCGCGCTCATCGACGAACTAGCGGCCGACCCGGCGGTCTCAGGGATCCTCCTGCAGCTGCCGACACCGGCCCACCTGGACGCCGCCGCCCTGCTCGCGCGCATCCCGGCGCACAAGGACGTCGACGGCCTGACCACCGTGAACGCCGGATTGCTCGCCCAGGGCAGCCCCGGCCTGCGACCTTGCACTCCCTCTGGGGTGATGGCCCTGCTCGACGCCCACCGGATTCCTCTCGAGGGGGCCGAAGCCGTCGTCGTCGGCCGCAGCACCTTGGTCGGGAAGCCGATGGGCCAGCTGCTGTTGGAGAGGAACGCGACCGTCACGATCTGCCACTCACGCACCCGCGGCCTGGCCGCCGTGTGCCGCCGCGCCGACGTCCTGGTCGTGGCGGCCGGCATCCCGGGTCTCATCGGCATCGACGCTGTCAAGCCCGGCGCCACCGTGATCGACGTCGGCATCCACCGCTCCACGGCGGGTCTGTGCGGGGACGTGGACACCGACGCCGTCGTCGGCACCGCGGCCTTCGTCACTCCCGTCCCCGGCGGCGTGGGCCCGATGACCATCGCCATGCTCCTGGCCAACACACTCATTGCCGCGCGAGCACAGCAGGCGGATCGGTGTGGCCATCCTGGGGTCAGCTCCCTGCGCGGCCGGCGAGCAGACGTCCTCGGCGACGGCGCCGGCACGACGCCGTGA
- the purU gene encoding formyltetrahydrofolate deformylase: MSAPTTSARTASAPTTSQGSTSREGGIPEDRADHGRLLIQCPDRPGVVSAVSTFLAEAGANITSLDQFSTTAVGGTFFQRTGFHLPGLSAARDGLDRAFETGVAQRWGMTHRLTEAARPKRVAIMVSKTDHCVLDLLWRHRRGQLDMNVVMVVSNHPDLADEVRPFGVPYIHVPATRDNRAEAESRILDLLRGNVDLVVLARYMQIITPSFLEAVGCPLINIHHSFLPAFIGAGPYQKAKDRGVKLVGATAHYVTADLDEGPIIDQDVVRVDHRHTTADLVRLGADVERAVLSRAVRAHLEDRLAVHGNSTIVF; encoded by the coding sequence ATGTCCGCACCCACCACGTCCGCACGAACCGCGTCCGCGCCCACCACGTCCCAAGGGAGCACTTCGCGTGAGGGCGGGATCCCTGAGGACCGAGCCGACCACGGGCGTCTGCTGATCCAGTGCCCCGACCGGCCGGGCGTGGTCTCGGCAGTGAGCACGTTCCTGGCCGAGGCCGGTGCGAACATCACGAGCCTGGACCAGTTCTCGACGACTGCCGTCGGCGGCACCTTTTTCCAGCGCACCGGGTTCCACCTGCCCGGCCTGTCCGCAGCCCGGGACGGATTGGACCGTGCATTCGAAACCGGCGTCGCTCAGCGCTGGGGCATGACTCACCGCCTCACCGAGGCCGCCCGGCCCAAACGTGTGGCCATCATGGTGTCCAAGACCGACCACTGCGTGCTCGACCTGCTCTGGCGTCACCGTCGCGGCCAACTGGACATGAACGTGGTCATGGTCGTGTCCAACCACCCCGACCTCGCCGACGAGGTCCGGCCCTTCGGGGTGCCTTACATCCACGTCCCCGCCACCCGGGACAACCGCGCCGAGGCGGAGAGCCGCATCCTCGACCTGCTGCGCGGCAACGTCGACCTCGTCGTGCTGGCGCGGTACATGCAGATCATCACGCCCTCCTTCCTCGAAGCGGTCGGCTGTCCGCTGATCAACATCCACCACAGCTTCCTGCCCGCCTTCATCGGGGCCGGCCCGTACCAGAAGGCCAAGGACCGCGGCGTGAAGCTGGTCGGTGCGACCGCCCACTACGTCACCGCCGATCTGGACGAGGGCCCGATCATCGACCAGGACGTCGTCCGGGTCGACCACCGGCACACCACTGCCGACCTCGTACGCCTCGGCGCCGATGTCGAGCGCGCTGTTCTCTCGCGCGCCGTGCGCGCGCACCTGGAGGACCGGCTCGCCGTCCACGGCAACTCCACCATCGTCTTCTGA
- a CDS encoding methylenetetrahydrofolate reductase, whose translation MNRLHSQHDVIARADLVRAVRGLGYEVIPFAKTEQAVRDHVPTDVPLTVTASPAKGQDATIDLAVALAGHGYAVSPHLSAQQVRDHQHLAGLVGRCRDAGITGVFVVGGDRTATTTAFADALALLRAVHELDHGFTDIGIGGHPEGHPDVSEQVLMQALADKAPLATHITTQIVFDPRAILAWIHRVRAYDVNLPVHVGLPGAVHRQKLLRVAGGLGLGESAKFLKKQQTLLRRFFLPGGYRPDALLSGLAPHLGEADDAVAGFHVFTFNDLAPTEAWRRRLLSDLT comes from the coding sequence GTGAACCGACTCCACTCCCAGCACGACGTGATCGCGCGTGCTGACCTTGTCCGGGCCGTGAGGGGTCTCGGCTACGAGGTCATCCCGTTCGCCAAGACCGAGCAGGCCGTCCGCGACCACGTCCCGACCGACGTTCCGCTCACCGTGACCGCCTCACCGGCCAAGGGACAGGACGCGACCATCGACCTGGCGGTCGCGCTCGCGGGCCACGGTTATGCCGTGTCACCGCACCTGTCGGCCCAGCAAGTGAGGGACCACCAGCACCTGGCCGGTCTCGTCGGCAGGTGCCGCGACGCCGGTATCACCGGCGTGTTCGTGGTCGGAGGCGACCGTACCGCCACGACGACGGCGTTCGCCGACGCTCTGGCGCTGCTACGGGCGGTGCACGAACTGGACCACGGCTTCACCGACATCGGGATCGGCGGTCATCCCGAGGGCCATCCGGACGTATCGGAGCAGGTGCTGATGCAGGCGCTGGCGGACAAGGCGCCGCTCGCCACGCACATCACGACGCAGATCGTCTTCGATCCCCGAGCCATCCTGGCGTGGATCCACCGGGTCCGCGCCTACGACGTCAACCTGCCGGTCCACGTCGGCCTCCCCGGTGCCGTCCACCGGCAGAAGCTGTTGCGCGTCGCAGGCGGACTGGGCCTCGGGGAGTCGGCGAAGTTCCTGAAGAAGCAGCAGACCCTGCTCCGGCGCTTCTTCCTCCCCGGCGGCTATCGGCCGGACGCCTTGCTCTCGGGGCTCGCGCCCCATCTCGGGGAGGCCGACGACGCCGTCGCCGGGTTCCACGTCTTCACCTTCAACGATCTCGCGCCCACCGAAGCGTGGCGCCGGCGTCTTCTCTCGGACCTGACATGA
- a CDS encoding aminomethyl transferase family protein, with protein MTDQPHVETLQQRIDRSGGPLAMLRTNPATHYPFTYAQEYTSWHNEQWAWKNACVLFDQSHHMTEVHITGPDVKRLISDTGVNSPATLARDRAKQFVAVGPDGRYIGDCILFGLEEDHLSLVGVPQAANWVQFQAQQGDYDVEFSVDPASVYNPLGRRQHYRYQLNGPRTQEILERAVGGPIDRIPFFRMGSFEIAGTSVRALNHTMAGVPGEEYTGLELFGPVEHGPRVLETLLYAGAQSGLRQGGAVSYLSSTVESGWIPAVPSAVYSSPETAAYRQHLPGFGMEGMITIEGSYVSDDIQDYYFYPWELGYGSIVKLDHDFIGRTALEQAAQGPKRLKRWLEWDTDDVMEVVRAGFFGDGPRPKLLSLPNLNPATIYLDSVMQGDRLVGLSTWGGYTVNVGRVVTIAILDESLTDGDRVEVLWGEPDGGAGRPLSEPHHVQTTIRATVRTRPPAQH; from the coding sequence GTGACCGACCAACCGCACGTCGAGACCCTGCAGCAGCGCATCGACCGCAGCGGGGGCCCGCTGGCGATGCTGCGGACCAATCCCGCCACGCACTACCCGTTCACCTACGCCCAGGAGTACACGAGCTGGCACAACGAGCAGTGGGCCTGGAAGAACGCTTGCGTCCTGTTCGACCAGTCCCACCACATGACCGAGGTGCACATCACTGGGCCCGACGTGAAGCGCTTGATCAGCGACACCGGCGTCAACAGCCCGGCGACCCTCGCCCGCGACCGCGCCAAGCAGTTCGTCGCCGTCGGGCCGGACGGCCGCTACATCGGCGACTGCATCCTGTTCGGCCTCGAGGAGGACCACCTGAGCTTGGTCGGTGTCCCCCAGGCGGCCAACTGGGTGCAGTTCCAAGCTCAACAGGGCGACTACGACGTCGAGTTCAGCGTGGACCCGGCGTCGGTCTACAACCCGCTGGGCCGCCGACAGCACTACCGATACCAGCTCAACGGCCCTCGCACCCAGGAGATCCTGGAACGCGCCGTCGGCGGCCCGATCGACCGCATTCCGTTCTTCCGCATGGGCTCCTTCGAGATCGCGGGGACCTCGGTTCGCGCCCTGAACCACACGATGGCGGGCGTGCCGGGCGAGGAGTACACCGGCCTGGAGCTCTTCGGCCCGGTGGAGCACGGCCCCCGCGTCCTGGAGACGCTGTTGTACGCCGGCGCGCAGAGCGGCCTGCGCCAGGGCGGGGCCGTGTCCTACCTGTCCTCGACGGTCGAGTCCGGGTGGATCCCCGCCGTCCCGTCCGCCGTCTACAGCTCCCCGGAGACGGCCGCCTACCGGCAGCACCTGCCCGGTTTCGGGATGGAGGGCATGATCACCATCGAGGGCAGTTACGTCTCGGACGACATCCAGGACTACTACTTCTACCCCTGGGAGCTGGGCTACGGCTCCATCGTCAAGCTCGACCACGACTTCATCGGCCGCACAGCCCTCGAGCAGGCGGCCCAGGGACCCAAGCGCCTCAAGCGCTGGCTGGAGTGGGACACCGACGACGTCATGGAGGTGGTCCGGGCCGGCTTCTTCGGAGACGGTCCCCGACCCAAGCTGCTCAGCCTGCCCAACCTGAACCCCGCCACGATCTACCTGGACAGCGTGATGCAGGGCGATCGCCTCGTGGGCCTGTCCACCTGGGGTGGCTACACCGTCAACGTCGGGCGCGTGGTGACCATCGCCATCCTCGACGAGTCCTTGACCGACGGCGACCGCGTCGAGGTCCTGTGGGGCGAGCCCGACGGCGGAGCCGGCCGGCCGCTCAGCGAACCCCACCACGTGCAGACCACCATCCGGGCCACGGTACGGACCCGGCCGCCGGCTCAGCACTGA
- a CDS encoding LysR family transcriptional regulator has product MTYDSTPSPTAGGRTPEPSGRILRNQDVATLPVLRALLVERNVTRAGESLGLSQPATSAVLARLRRRFGDQLLIRVGRDYELTPLAASLLSRIESATEALERVFGDDFDPATTNRQFSLALSDYTVAILFEELNRILAEEAPGAGLDLRPLTTSSHLDADALIRHTDGVVLPHELVQGYPGRLLLRDRWVCVVADSNTVISSEPTLAELALLPWVSQFTHSDPASFPALRHLRSNGIEPHVEVVTDSFLSVPFLLAGSNRVAFLQERLARRLAPVAPVRIVPSPVDIGPLNLSLRWHPTMSDDPGHRWFRDALGRAAERVA; this is encoded by the coding sequence GTGACGTACGACTCGACTCCAAGCCCGACGGCGGGTGGACGCACCCCAGAGCCGTCAGGCCGGATACTGCGCAACCAGGACGTGGCGACCCTGCCCGTGCTGCGTGCCCTGCTGGTCGAGCGCAACGTCACCCGGGCCGGCGAGTCCCTCGGCCTGAGCCAGCCCGCCACCAGCGCGGTGCTGGCCCGCCTTCGTCGCCGGTTCGGCGACCAGCTGCTGATCCGGGTGGGCCGGGACTACGAGCTCACGCCGCTGGCCGCCAGCCTGCTGTCACGGATCGAGTCGGCCACCGAAGCGCTGGAGCGCGTGTTCGGCGACGACTTCGACCCCGCGACGACCAACCGGCAGTTCTCCCTCGCGCTCTCCGACTACACCGTCGCCATCCTGTTCGAGGAACTCAACCGGATTCTGGCCGAGGAGGCCCCCGGCGCCGGACTCGACCTTCGCCCCCTCACCACCAGCTCCCACCTCGACGCCGACGCCCTGATCCGGCACACCGACGGGGTGGTCCTGCCGCACGAGCTGGTGCAGGGCTATCCCGGCCGGCTCCTGCTGCGCGACCGCTGGGTGTGCGTCGTGGCCGACAGCAACACCGTGATCAGCAGCGAGCCGACCCTGGCCGAACTCGCCCTCCTGCCGTGGGTGAGCCAGTTCACCCACTCCGACCCGGCCAGCTTCCCGGCGCTGCGCCACCTGCGGTCGAACGGCATTGAGCCGCACGTGGAGGTGGTGACCGACAGCTTCCTCTCGGTCCCGTTCCTGCTCGCCGGCAGCAACCGCGTCGCCTTCCTTCAGGAGAGACTCGCGCGACGCCTGGCACCCGTGGCGCCCGTGCGGATCGTGCCGAGCCCGGTGGACATCGGGCCTCTCAACCTGTCGCTGCGATGGCACCCGACCATGAGCGACGATCCCGGCCACCGATGGTTCCGTGATGCGCTGGGGCGTGCGGCGGAACGCGTCGCCTAG